A part of Oncorhynchus gorbuscha isolate QuinsamMale2020 ecotype Even-year linkage group LG09, OgorEven_v1.0, whole genome shotgun sequence genomic DNA contains:
- the LOC124042692 gene encoding cell division cycle-associated 7-like protein — MLLSTKTPRALAAIFESPSDDEDFLGFAVPVLSDSESDSLASEDSGKPAMSFRSKFVTSELVSLFSHSDNEEEEFEGFSEEEEEKRGSRSRTKAMCIEEESDEDTGFYSEGEEPDTHKRKSLCVAFRFPTKRLSAQKGEAPINVAPLERRTNERLHLKRGLSQESSGTETQGQKPPPKNGTVGKEKMEVESRVLNKRAKNIQENKAMLAKLFADLTNMSEVTSSPTKKRRVSEKPPPRRLSVCAGSERRNPSRAARPPEKFGVEESGTSPSRHHRSVRTIDVGKLLEVDELGRSGKKSRASSGRKSRITHVRSVDEITEEELDNVAQRAKDKILDKDHGSTCHQCRQKTLDTKTVCRSGVCIGGKGQFCGPCLRNRYGEDVHTALLDPDWECPLCRGICNCSLCRRREGRCATGQLVHLAQHKGHSNVQDYLESIQKDLRA; from the exons ATGCTGTTATCAACAAAG ACCCCCAGGGCCCTGGCGGCCATCTTTGAGAGTCCCAGTGATGACGAGGACTTCCTGGGTTTCGCCGTGCCAGTGCTGAGTGACAGCGAGTCAGACAGCCTAGCCTCCGAGGACTCTGGGAAGCCG gccATGTCTTTCAGGTCAAAGTTTGTGACCTCGGAGTTGGTTAGTCTGTTTAGCCATTCCGACAATGAAGAGGAGGAGTTTGAGGGCTtcagtgaggaagaggaggagaagaggggttcCAGAAGCAGGACGAAGGCTATG TGCATAGAGGAGGAGAGCGATGAGGACACAGGGTTCTACTCTGAGGGGGAGGAGCCAGACACACACAAGAGGAAGAGTCTCTGTGTCGCCttcag GTTTCCCACAAAAAGACTCTCTGCCCAGAAAGGGGAGGCGCCAATCAACGTCGCCCCTCTGGAGAGGAGAACCAATGAGAGGCTGCATCTAAAAAGGGGTTTGTCTCAGGAGTCCAGTGGGACGGAGACACAGGGTCAGAAACCGCCCCCCAAAAATGGGACGGTAGGAAAAGAGAAGATGGAGGTCGAGTCTCGGGTTCTAAATAAACGAGCCAAGAACATCCAGGAGAACAAAGCCATG TTGGCCAAGCTGTTTGCTGACCTGACCAACATGTCTGAAGTCACCTCGTCTCCGACC AAGAAGAGGCGTGTGAGTGAGAAGCCGCCCCCTCGTAGACTAAGTGTGTGTGCGGGCAGCGAGAGGAGGAACCCATCGCGTGCGGCCAGACCGCCAGAGAAGTTCGGGGTGGAGGAGAGCGGTACCTCCCCTTCACGACACCACAGATCCGTGAGGACTATCGACGTCGGGAAACTACTGGAG gtGGACGAGCTGGGTAGAAGCGGGAAGAAGAGTAGGGCGAGTAGCGGGAGGAAGAGTAGAATTACCCATGTGAGATCAGTGGATGAAATCACAGAGGAAGAGCTGGACAACGTGGCGCAACGTGCCAAAGACAAGATACTGGACAAGGACCac gGCAGCACGTGTCACCAGTGCAGACAGAAAACTCTGGACACCAAGACGGTCTGTCGTAGTGGAGTGTGTATAGGGGGCAAAGGTCAGTTCTGTGGGCCCTGTCTGAGGAACCGCTACGGAGAGGACGTACACACTGCTCTACTAGACccg gacTGGGAGTGTCCTCTGTGTAGAGGTATCTGTAACTGCAGTCTGTGTCGACGGAGAGAAGGACGCTGTGCAACCGGACAACTGGTCCATTTGGCTCAACACAAGGGCCACAGCAACGTCCAAGATTACCTGgagag cATCCAGAAAGATCTTAGAGCCTAG